A genomic region of Exiguobacterium oxidotolerans JCM 12280 contains the following coding sequences:
- a CDS encoding VOC family protein has protein sequence MMRGIDHVGMTVPDMEEATTFFKQAFDAEVCYDVQRPEQEPMQGEEVEQQLGLPSGKTIIHMRLLQIAKGPTLELFQLGTPTDQEPARISDLGLHHFAIYVDDMQEATQRFKDAGGTLLSAPHPLAGVEDGPRNRGVYGVTPWSSLIELIAYPDGIDYPDGSEAKRWTPLA, from the coding sequence ATGATGAGAGGAATCGATCATGTCGGGATGACTGTACCCGATATGGAAGAGGCGACGACATTTTTCAAGCAGGCCTTTGACGCGGAGGTTTGTTATGATGTGCAACGCCCTGAGCAAGAACCGATGCAAGGGGAGGAAGTCGAACAGCAACTCGGATTACCGTCCGGGAAAACAATCATCCACATGCGATTACTGCAAATCGCGAAGGGACCGACGCTCGAACTGTTCCAGCTCGGTACGCCGACGGATCAGGAACCGGCACGGATTTCTGACCTCGGTCTACATCACTTCGCCATTTATGTCGATGACATGCAGGAAGCGACGCAGCGGTTTAAAGACGCGGGGGGAACACTTCTTTCGGCACCGCATCCGTTAGCCGGTGTCGAGGACGGTCCGCGTAACCGTGGCGTCTATGGTGTTACGCCATGGAGCAGCTTGATTGAATTAATCGCATATCCGGACGGTATCGATTATCCCGATGGCAGCGAAGCAAAACGGTGGACACCACTGGCTTAA
- a CDS encoding Gfo/Idh/MocA family protein yields the protein MEQVNWGIVGPGGIAAEFAAAIKEVNGRVFGVWGRNTDKTNRFAEQFGIEQVYADTETMFQDGRIDVVYIATPHSVHYSYIVDALNAGKHVLCEKAITMNSTQLQEVIQLAQAKDLILAEAMTIYHMPLYRKLHEVIDQGKIGKISMVNVTFGSSKEDDPTNRFFNPDLAGGAMLDIGTYALSFTRLFLSSQPTELHTTLKKYKTGVDEQSGIVMKNNQEELAVVSLAMRAKMPKRGIVAGEKGFITVDDFPRADKATITYTADGTVETIEAGDTGKALVYEVEAMNEMVMNGRENWTLPLSRQVMSLMDEARQQWDVSYAFE from the coding sequence ATGGAACAAGTGAATTGGGGAATCGTTGGACCAGGCGGCATCGCAGCGGAATTTGCCGCAGCAATCAAAGAAGTGAACGGACGGGTATTCGGCGTGTGGGGAAGAAACACGGACAAAACAAACCGATTTGCTGAACAGTTCGGGATTGAGCAGGTGTATGCCGATACGGAGACGATGTTCCAGGACGGGCGAATTGATGTCGTCTATATCGCGACACCACATAGCGTCCACTATTCGTACATCGTCGATGCCTTAAACGCCGGAAAACATGTGTTATGTGAAAAGGCAATCACGATGAACAGTACGCAACTTCAAGAAGTGATTCAGCTTGCGCAGGCAAAAGATTTAATCCTCGCTGAAGCAATGACGATTTATCATATGCCGCTGTATCGAAAGCTCCATGAAGTGATTGATCAAGGGAAAATCGGCAAAATCAGCATGGTCAATGTCACGTTCGGTAGTAGCAAGGAAGATGATCCGACGAATCGATTCTTCAATCCGGATCTTGCCGGCGGGGCGATGCTCGATATCGGAACGTATGCACTCTCGTTCACCCGCTTGTTCTTATCGAGTCAGCCGACCGAATTGCATACGACACTTAAAAAATACAAGACAGGTGTCGATGAACAGTCGGGCATCGTGATGAAAAACAATCAAGAGGAGCTGGCCGTCGTGTCACTGGCGATGCGGGCGAAGATGCCGAAGCGGGGAATCGTCGCTGGAGAAAAGGGCTTTATCACGGTCGATGATTTTCCACGGGCAGACAAGGCGACCATCACCTATACGGCGGATGGGACCGTCGAGACGATCGAAGCCGGAGATACGGGTAAAGCCCTCGTATATGAAGTCGAAGCGATGAATGAGATGGTGATGAACGGACGAGAAAACTGGACGTTACCACTCTCACGTCAAGTGATGAGCTTGATGGATGAGGCACGCCAACAATGGGACGTATCCTATGCTTTTGAATAA
- a CDS encoding sugar-binding transcriptional regulator, whose protein sequence is MSDLQEINVLYRVARMYYEQDMTQSEIAKELSVNRTSISRMLKKIREQGIVQIRINYDAFRDVAVAEKLKARYNLKEVILVPTKRAESKPHRLMAMGQACASYLNEIINEQDVVGFSWGSSLAAVAEAWHPTKGLDITCVPLIGGPDGKLASRYYANTIVYEVARKTNGQSKLIDFPAIVQTSDLKTALTDSGHFREVEGLWGRLQVAVVGIGSPLINDGPNWLGFYGERLDRSMQDGQVVGDICSNFFDASGKLVETELTGRTISIDLAQLKQANYAIGVAESTAKVSAIRAALTAGYLNVLVTTEETAYELLAE, encoded by the coding sequence ATGAGCGATCTACAAGAAATAAACGTGTTGTACCGAGTAGCACGTATGTATTACGAACAGGATATGACGCAAAGCGAAATCGCAAAAGAGTTAAGTGTTAACCGAACGAGCATCAGTCGGATGTTGAAAAAAATTCGTGAACAGGGAATCGTTCAGATTCGAATCAACTATGATGCCTTTCGTGATGTCGCAGTCGCAGAAAAACTAAAAGCACGCTATAACTTGAAGGAAGTCATTCTCGTACCGACGAAACGAGCGGAGTCAAAGCCGCATAGATTGATGGCGATGGGACAGGCCTGTGCGAGTTATTTGAACGAAATCATCAATGAACAGGATGTCGTTGGCTTTTCTTGGGGCAGCTCGTTGGCCGCCGTCGCGGAAGCATGGCATCCGACAAAAGGACTCGACATTACATGTGTACCGTTAATTGGGGGACCGGACGGAAAACTAGCCAGTCGCTATTATGCAAATACGATTGTCTATGAAGTGGCACGAAAAACAAACGGTCAGTCCAAGCTGATCGATTTTCCGGCAATCGTCCAGACATCGGATTTAAAAACAGCGCTGACGGATTCAGGACATTTTCGTGAAGTCGAAGGTTTATGGGGTCGATTACAGGTTGCAGTCGTCGGAATCGGTTCGCCATTGATCAATGACGGTCCGAACTGGCTTGGGTTTTACGGGGAACGGCTCGACCGGTCGATGCAAGACGGACAAGTCGTCGGAGATATTTGCTCGAACTTTTTTGACGCGTCAGGGAAACTCGTCGAAACCGAGCTGACGGGGCGGACGATTTCAATTGATTTGGCACAATTGAAGCAAGCAAACTATGCGATTGGAGTCGCTGAATCGACAGCGAAAGTGAGTGCAATCCGGGCAGCGTTGACGGCAGGATACCTGAACGTCCTCGTCACGACGGAAGAGACGGCATACGAATTGTTGGCAGAATGA
- a CDS encoding LTA synthase family protein, translated as MIGFGYAFYLLLGMLKFLLFSFYTNTEVSFKLILLNLAGMLLLSSWTLLIQWKKRRWIWLGLLVLHSFLLVSDLWYYRYFDDLLSVSLMSQMLQMSDVGSGFMALIVPTDFFLFADSIIFGLVLIFLRKKPFTVAKRQQRRSAVAAFLAGIVLFAAPLTYAVVKQDQRLDQSISDMRDYYQLGFWGYHGVDLARGITRAISSDESLTEAERQRLKQSAPDETAGAVSTPNIIMVQLESFQGSVIGQTVNGQELTPHLNELKQESLYFESFYHQTHEGRTSDAEFITNTSLYPLKSGSVYTRFPDNEFGALPQLLKDNGYDTAAMHAYDKGFWNRDKVYDNLGFKHFFSNKDYPDNKEIGMALNDQQFLTKSIEHMETLQEPFFSFLVALTSHTPYEIPKDERELDLTGYDDPMLKRYYQTVHYVDQGVGLMIDELKAKNMWDDALVIFYGDHDSGLTNEGSELREKAGIDNPVDLFELDRQVPLFIKKPKQQDGKIIKENGGQIDIAPTIVDLLNLESPYMMGNSLLDDEPNVTAFRDGSFRYKDYYYEADLTKKAGNGTCYDVSTTKEVDLDLCKKQADVRKDLRLSDAIIEKNGLEQ; from the coding sequence ATGATCGGATTCGGTTATGCATTTTATTTACTACTAGGCATGCTCAAGTTCTTGCTCTTCAGCTTTTATACGAACACAGAAGTTTCATTTAAGCTCATCCTGTTGAACCTGGCCGGGATGTTGCTGTTATCGAGCTGGACGCTGCTCATCCAGTGGAAGAAACGGCGGTGGATTTGGCTTGGTCTGTTAGTGCTACATAGTTTTCTGTTAGTCTCGGACCTTTGGTATTACCGCTACTTTGACGATTTACTGTCCGTTTCCTTGATGTCGCAAATGTTGCAGATGAGTGATGTCGGCAGTGGTTTTATGGCATTGATTGTTCCGACCGACTTTTTCCTGTTCGCGGATAGCATCATCTTCGGACTCGTTTTAATCTTCTTACGGAAGAAACCGTTTACTGTTGCGAAGCGACAACAACGTCGTTCGGCGGTTGCTGCTTTTCTTGCCGGCATCGTGCTTTTCGCAGCACCACTCACCTATGCCGTCGTCAAACAAGACCAGCGGCTTGACCAGTCGATCTCCGACATGCGTGACTATTACCAGCTCGGGTTTTGGGGATATCACGGCGTCGATCTCGCTCGGGGAATCACGCGAGCAATCAGCTCAGACGAATCGTTAACGGAAGCGGAGCGGCAACGGCTCAAGCAATCCGCACCGGATGAAACGGCTGGTGCTGTCAGCACACCGAACATCATCATGGTCCAGTTGGAATCATTCCAAGGGTCCGTCATCGGACAGACGGTAAATGGGCAAGAACTGACACCACACCTGAATGAACTCAAACAGGAGTCGCTCTACTTCGAGTCGTTTTATCACCAAACGCATGAGGGACGGACGTCGGATGCGGAATTCATTACGAATACGTCGCTGTACCCATTGAAGTCGGGCTCCGTCTACACCCGTTTTCCGGACAATGAGTTCGGCGCCTTACCGCAACTGTTAAAAGACAACGGCTATGACACAGCGGCGATGCATGCCTACGACAAAGGGTTTTGGAATCGGGACAAAGTTTATGACAACCTCGGGTTCAAACACTTTTTCAGCAATAAAGATTATCCGGACAACAAAGAAATCGGAATGGCATTAAATGATCAACAGTTTTTGACGAAATCGATTGAACATATGGAGACGCTACAAGAGCCGTTCTTCTCGTTCCTCGTCGCCTTGACGAGTCATACGCCGTATGAGATTCCAAAAGACGAACGTGAACTCGACTTAACGGGATACGACGATCCGATGCTGAAACGGTATTACCAGACCGTCCATTATGTCGATCAAGGTGTCGGACTGATGATTGACGAATTAAAAGCAAAAAATATGTGGGATGACGCGCTCGTAATCTTTTACGGCGACCACGACAGTGGCTTGACGAACGAAGGCAGCGAGCTCAGGGAAAAAGCCGGAATCGACAACCCGGTCGATCTGTTCGAACTCGACCGCCAAGTTCCGCTGTTCATCAAAAAACCGAAGCAACAGGACGGAAAGATCATCAAAGAAAATGGCGGACAAATCGATATCGCTCCGACGATCGTCGACTTGCTCAACCTCGAATCACCGTACATGATGGGGAACTCACTTTTAGATGACGAACCGAACGTGACGGCGTTCCGTGATGGTTCGTTCCGCTACAAGGATTATTATTATGAAGCGGATTTGACGAAAAAAGCCGGTAACGGCACGTGTTATGACGTCTCGACTACTAAAGAAGTCGACCTTGATTTATGTAAAAAACAAGCGGACGTCCGGAAGGATTTACGCTTGTCGGATGCCATCATCGAGAAGAACGGTTTGGAACAATAG
- a CDS encoding GNAT family N-acetyltransferase: protein MNQSKKIVIRPLKDQFITIINDTNESFPIIGKVLPRFCDGIWSYEEQLYDTPSEIRFPDDKLDWSTYIDSSEKIVLLAFHENECIGQIRLFKDWNRFAYIENIAVRSSFRKSGVGHLLLEAAETWAKEQSLIGLSLEAQNDNLIACRFYVKEGFVLGGVDTLKQSANPEIDITLYWYKLF, encoded by the coding sequence ATGAATCAATCTAAAAAAATCGTGATTCGGCCTTTAAAAGATCAATTTATAACAATCATCAACGACACAAATGAATCGTTCCCTATCATTGGTAAAGTCCTTCCTCGTTTTTGTGACGGCATTTGGTCTTACGAAGAACAGTTATACGATACTCCATCAGAAATCCGTTTCCCGGATGACAAACTGGATTGGTCTACTTATATCGATAGCAGTGAAAAAATTGTTTTGTTAGCTTTTCATGAGAACGAATGCATTGGACAGATTCGTCTCTTCAAAGACTGGAATCGTTTTGCCTACATTGAAAATATCGCTGTCCGAAGCAGTTTTCGGAAAAGTGGCGTCGGTCATTTGTTGCTCGAAGCAGCTGAAACCTGGGCGAAGGAACAATCGTTGATCGGCTTATCGCTTGAAGCACAAAATGATAATCTGATTGCCTGTCGTTTTTACGTAAAAGAAGGATTTGTTCTTGGTGGGGTGGATACGCTGAAACAGTCGGCTAATCCGGAAATTGATATCACGTTGTACTGGTATAAACTTTTTTAA
- a CDS encoding AAA family ATPase has product MKNKIHIMGASGSGTSTLGKALAEVLPHKIFDTDDYFWISKFTEQRPIPDRIEMLKNDLSQSEQWILSGATVNWGDYFKSYFDLVIFLWVPSEIRLERLQKREIERYGKEVLPDGDKHEQSQIFLEWASLYDHAGPEVRSKVLHEQWMNELSCPILRIEGDYSVEECVAMVKGYLSKSY; this is encoded by the coding sequence ATGAAAAATAAAATTCATATCATGGGAGCTTCGGGATCTGGAACGTCAACACTGGGTAAAGCTTTAGCAGAAGTTCTTCCCCACAAAATTTTTGATACAGATGATTACTTTTGGATATCTAAATTTACCGAACAACGACCTATACCTGACAGAATAGAAATGCTGAAGAATGATTTATCACAATCCGAACAGTGGATTTTATCGGGAGCCACGGTAAACTGGGGAGATTATTTCAAGTCTTATTTCGATCTCGTTATTTTCTTGTGGGTTCCATCGGAAATTAGACTCGAAAGATTGCAGAAGCGAGAAATCGAAAGATATGGGAAAGAAGTATTACCGGATGGGGATAAGCATGAACAATCGCAAATTTTTTTGGAGTGGGCTTCACTATATGATCATGCTGGTCCAGAAGTTAGAAGCAAAGTTCTACATGAGCAGTGGATGAATGAATTATCTTGCCCGATATTAAGAATTGAAGGTGATTACTCGGTTGAAGAATGTGTGGCGATGGTTAAGGGGTACTTGAGTAAGTCATATTAA
- the groL gene encoding chaperonin GroEL (60 kDa chaperone family; promotes refolding of misfolded polypeptides especially under stressful conditions; forms two stacked rings of heptamers to form a barrel-shaped 14mer; ends can be capped by GroES; misfolded proteins enter the barrel where they are refolded when GroES binds) — MAKDILFSEEARRAMLRGVDALADAVKVTIGPKGRNVVLERKFGSPLITNDGVTIAKEIELEDHFENMGAKLVAEVASKTNEIAGDGTTTATVLAQAMIREGLKNVTAGANPMVIRKGIEKAVRRAVEELHEIAKPIEGKEAIAQVAAISAADEEVGQLIAEAMERVGQDGVITIEESRGFTTELDVVEGMQFDRGYASPYMITDSDKMEAVLENPYILVTDKKISNIQEILPVLEQVVQQNKPLLIIAEDVEGEALATLVVNKLRGTFNAVAVKAPGFGDRRKAMLEDISIVTGAELITEELGLDLKETQIMQLGRASKVVVSKDNTTIVEGHGHSDSIEARVGAIRAQIEETSSDFDREKLQERLAKLAGGVAVVKVGAATETELKERKLRIEDALNATRAAVEEGIVAGGGTAFIHVTKAVESILAVSTGDEATGVNIVLRALEAPLRQIAENAGQEGSVIVERLKHEAQGMGYNAATDEYVDMIEAGIVDPAKVTRSALQNAASVSAMFLTTEAVIADKPEPAGSAPAMPDMGGMGGMGGMM, encoded by the coding sequence ATGGCAAAAGATATCTTATTCAGTGAAGAAGCACGCCGCGCGATGCTCCGCGGTGTCGACGCATTAGCAGACGCAGTCAAAGTGACGATCGGACCAAAAGGACGCAACGTCGTCCTCGAACGTAAATTCGGTTCACCACTCATCACGAACGATGGTGTGACGATCGCAAAAGAAATCGAACTCGAAGACCACTTTGAAAACATGGGTGCGAAACTCGTCGCGGAAGTCGCGTCGAAAACGAACGAAATCGCAGGGGATGGTACGACAACAGCGACAGTCCTCGCACAAGCGATGATCCGTGAAGGACTCAAAAACGTCACAGCGGGCGCAAACCCGATGGTTATCCGTAAAGGAATCGAAAAAGCAGTCCGTCGTGCCGTTGAAGAGCTCCACGAAATCGCAAAACCAATCGAAGGCAAAGAAGCAATCGCACAAGTTGCGGCGATTTCTGCTGCTGACGAAGAAGTCGGTCAACTGATTGCGGAAGCAATGGAACGTGTCGGTCAGGATGGTGTCATCACAATCGAAGAATCACGCGGCTTCACGACAGAACTCGACGTTGTTGAAGGAATGCAATTCGACCGTGGATATGCATCACCATACATGATTACAGATTCAGATAAGATGGAAGCGGTCCTTGAGAACCCGTACATCTTAGTCACAGATAAAAAAATCTCGAACATCCAGGAAATCTTGCCGGTCCTTGAGCAAGTCGTCCAACAAAACAAACCGCTCTTGATCATCGCGGAAGATGTTGAAGGCGAAGCACTCGCGACACTCGTCGTCAACAAACTCCGTGGTACGTTCAACGCGGTTGCGGTCAAAGCACCAGGCTTCGGTGACCGTCGTAAAGCGATGCTCGAAGACATCTCAATCGTCACAGGCGCAGAGTTGATCACTGAAGAGCTTGGTCTTGATTTAAAAGAAACACAAATCATGCAACTCGGTCGTGCGTCGAAAGTCGTCGTCTCAAAAGACAACACGACAATCGTCGAAGGACACGGACACAGTGATTCAATCGAAGCACGTGTCGGCGCCATCCGTGCGCAAATCGAAGAAACGTCAAGCGACTTCGACCGTGAAAAACTGCAAGAGCGTCTCGCGAAACTCGCGGGCGGCGTAGCTGTCGTCAAAGTCGGGGCAGCAACGGAAACAGAATTGAAAGAACGCAAACTCCGGATTGAAGATGCACTAAATGCGACACGTGCAGCCGTCGAAGAAGGAATCGTTGCCGGTGGGGGAACAGCCTTTATCCATGTGACGAAAGCCGTCGAATCGATTCTTGCTGTCTCAACAGGTGACGAAGCGACAGGCGTCAACATCGTTCTCCGTGCACTCGAAGCACCACTCCGTCAAATCGCGGAAAACGCCGGTCAAGAAGGTTCAGTCATCGTCGAACGTCTCAAGCATGAAGCACAAGGCATGGGCTACAACGCCGCGACAGACGAGTACGTCGACATGATTGAAGCGGGAATCGTCGACCCGGCGAAAGTGACGCGTTCAGCACTTCAAAACGCAGCGTCTGTTTCAGCGATGTTCCTGACGACAGAAGCCGTCATCGCCGACAAACCGGAACCAGCCGGATCTGCTCCTGCAATGCCTGATATGGGCGGCATGGGTGGAATGGGCGGAATGATGTAA
- the groES gene encoding co-chaperone GroES yields MLKPLGDRIVIEVVKKEETTLGGIVLPGSAKEKPQEGKVIAVGTGRVTEQGVRVPLEVNVGDHVIYAQYAGSEVKVDGNEYLILRESDILAVAQ; encoded by the coding sequence ATGTTAAAACCACTTGGTGATCGCATCGTGATCGAAGTCGTTAAAAAAGAAGAAACAACACTCGGAGGAATCGTTCTTCCTGGGTCAGCGAAAGAAAAGCCACAAGAGGGTAAAGTCATCGCTGTCGGTACAGGCCGTGTGACAGAGCAGGGTGTACGTGTACCACTTGAAGTGAACGTCGGCGACCATGTCATCTACGCACAGTATGCCGGGTCAGAAGTCAAAGTCGACGGCAATGAATACTTAATCTTACGCGAAAGCGATATTTTAGCAGTAGCACAATAA
- a CDS encoding CPBP family intramembrane glutamic endopeptidase has protein sequence MKNSVNLPFNMADKWQIRHVIPIVIYLIVQLVPGTFRYFIPENQIPSVVGWWLAIGFTVAVIVSFFCLRPDWQKWKAEGNQTDPIDTLKWIGIGIVLLYALLISINLLDAWMAGGIENVAKSQNTDQIFKAMRVIPLLQVMVVLLGPIMEEFLFRHIMFGNLSTKLNFVFSFVLSGLIFGLIHNDNKFLIYVAMSFVFSLVFVKTRRIIAPIALHVFNNGIVVLALYATT, from the coding sequence ATGAAAAATTCCGTCAATCTGCCATTCAACATGGCTGATAAGTGGCAAATCCGTCACGTCATTCCGATTGTGATTTATTTGATCGTCCAGCTTGTTCCAGGTACGTTCAGATACTTCATCCCTGAAAATCAAATTCCGAGTGTCGTCGGCTGGTGGCTTGCGATTGGCTTTACCGTCGCTGTCATCGTCTCGTTCTTCTGTCTTCGTCCTGACTGGCAGAAGTGGAAAGCAGAGGGCAACCAGACGGATCCGATCGACACATTAAAGTGGATCGGGATCGGCATCGTGTTGCTTTACGCCTTACTGATTAGTATCAATCTGCTTGACGCCTGGATGGCTGGCGGGATTGAGAACGTCGCGAAATCACAAAACACCGATCAAATCTTTAAAGCGATGCGTGTCATTCCCTTATTACAGGTGATGGTCGTCTTACTCGGACCGATTATGGAAGAATTTTTATTCCGCCACATCATGTTCGGGAACTTGTCGACAAAACTGAACTTCGTCTTCAGCTTTGTTCTCAGTGGGCTCATCTTCGGTCTTATCCACAATGACAACAAGTTTTTGATTTACGTCGCGATGAGTTTTGTTTTCTCACTCGTCTTCGTCAAAACACGCCGCATCATAGCACCGATTGCGCTTCATGTCTTCAATAACGGAATCGTCGTGCTTGCACTTTACGCCACGACTTAA
- a CDS encoding DUF4305 domain-containing protein, producing MRQGSNFMALFYALFGILFMYLAYSNSIEAGTVFNFWTILLTLFAAIDFYRLYLIFRFRMAAKKMIEKEQNKKNDKE from the coding sequence ATGCGCCAAGGCTCAAACTTCATGGCATTATTTTATGCCCTGTTCGGTATTCTGTTCATGTACCTCGCGTACAGCAACTCGATCGAGGCAGGAACCGTCTTTAACTTTTGGACGATTCTGTTGACGCTGTTCGCAGCGATCGACTTTTACCGTCTTTACTTGATTTTCCGCTTCCGGATGGCCGCGAAGAAGATGATTGAGAAAGAACAAAACAAAAAAAATGATAAAGAATAA
- a CDS encoding NAD(P)/FAD-dependent oxidoreductase, with translation MEQQELFDVTVIGGGPAGLYSTFYSGLRGMKTKIIEYQAELGGKIHVYPEKMIWDVGGQPPITGAKLIEQLVEQGLTFNPSVHLNEKIISIAKDVFGNFVLEAESGEIHYSKTVIVAVGGGILNPQKLKIEGAERYEVSNLNYTVKSIERFKDKTVLISGGGNSAIDWANELEPIAKKVYVTYRKDCFTGHEAQVDQLVRSSAVCLLNTTIHKLIASDDHHRIASVELIDCATEVTNIVDVDEVIINHGYEREAELLANSELDIKQVDDFYIAGNASSESSVPGLYAAGDILTHEGKVNLISGTFQDAANAVNRAKQFIEPDAAKVAMVSSHNEVFKKRNRELIQEMVKEK, from the coding sequence ATGGAACAGCAGGAATTGTTTGACGTAACGGTAATTGGTGGAGGCCCGGCCGGGTTATACTCGACTTTCTATAGCGGATTACGCGGAATGAAGACGAAAATCATTGAATACCAGGCAGAGCTTGGTGGCAAGATTCATGTGTATCCGGAGAAGATGATTTGGGATGTCGGGGGACAGCCGCCGATTACCGGAGCGAAGCTGATTGAGCAACTCGTCGAACAAGGCTTAACGTTTAATCCGTCCGTGCACCTGAATGAAAAAATCATTTCGATCGCAAAAGACGTATTCGGAAACTTCGTCCTCGAAGCGGAGTCGGGAGAAATTCATTATTCGAAGACAGTCATCGTCGCTGTCGGTGGTGGGATACTCAATCCTCAAAAACTGAAGATTGAAGGGGCCGAACGGTACGAAGTGTCGAACTTGAACTATACCGTTAAATCGATTGAGCGGTTTAAAGATAAGACAGTCCTGATTTCAGGTGGCGGGAACTCCGCGATCGACTGGGCGAACGAGCTCGAACCGATTGCGAAAAAAGTTTACGTCACATACCGGAAAGACTGTTTCACAGGTCACGAGGCACAAGTCGACCAACTCGTCCGAAGCTCAGCCGTCTGTCTCCTCAACACGACGATTCATAAGTTGATCGCAAGCGACGATCACCACCGGATTGCGTCCGTCGAATTGATTGATTGTGCGACGGAAGTGACCAACATCGTTGACGTCGATGAAGTCATCATCAACCATGGCTACGAACGGGAAGCAGAGTTGCTCGCGAACTCGGAACTCGACATCAAACAAGTCGACGACTTTTATATCGCCGGTAACGCGTCGAGCGAATCAAGTGTACCGGGATTGTACGCAGCAGGAGATATTTTGACGCATGAAGGCAAGGTGAACTTGATTTCGGGGACATTCCAGGACGCGGCGAATGCGGTCAACCGGGCGAAGCAGTTCATCGAACCGGATGCTGCCAAAGTCGCGATGGTCTCATCCCACAATGAAGTTTTCAAAAAACGGAACCGTGAATTGATTCAAGAAATGGTCAAAGAAAAGTAA
- a CDS encoding ABC transporter ATP-binding protein → MVRLATEEISIGYGDRTIVKDLTVQIPDRQITTIIGANGCGKSTLLKAMTRIIPHQSGRALLDGLDIAKESTKLLARKMAILPQTPESASGLTVAELVSYGRFPYQKGFGRLTKHDYEIIDWALEATDTTAFKHRPVDALSGGQRQRVWIAMALAQETDIIFLDEPTTYLDLAHQLEVLELLEHLNRTEGRTIVMVLHDLNQAARFADYIIAMKEGEVVKAGTCEEVISHDVLKEVFHIDAEIGRDPRTNKPMCVTYNLIKGD, encoded by the coding sequence ATGGTACGTCTAGCAACAGAAGAAATCAGTATCGGATACGGAGATCGTACCATCGTCAAAGACTTGACGGTTCAGATTCCGGATCGGCAAATCACGACAATCATCGGTGCGAATGGTTGCGGTAAATCGACCTTATTGAAAGCGATGACCCGAATCATCCCCCATCAGTCTGGTCGTGCCCTGCTTGACGGTCTCGATATTGCGAAGGAAAGTACAAAGCTGCTTGCCCGGAAAATGGCGATCCTGCCTCAGACACCGGAAAGTGCAAGCGGTCTAACGGTCGCAGAGCTCGTCTCATACGGTCGTTTTCCTTATCAAAAAGGATTTGGTCGCTTAACGAAACATGATTACGAGATCATTGACTGGGCGTTAGAGGCAACGGATACGACGGCATTCAAACACCGTCCGGTCGACGCCTTGTCCGGTGGTCAACGGCAACGCGTCTGGATTGCGATGGCGCTGGCGCAGGAGACGGATATCATCTTCCTCGATGAGCCGACGACTTACCTTGATCTCGCCCACCAGCTCGAAGTCCTCGAGCTGCTCGAGCATCTCAACCGGACGGAAGGCCGGACGATCGTCATGGTGTTACATGATTTAAATCAGGCCGCCCGTTTCGCCGACTACATCATCGCGATGAAAGAAGGCGAAGTCGTCAAAGCCGGAACGTGCGAGGAAGTCATTTCGCATGACGTCTTAAAAGAAGTATTTCATATCGATGCCGAAATCGGTCGTGATCCACGGACGAATAAGCCGATGTGTGTCACTTACAACTTAATCAAGGGAGATTAA